From one Babesia bovis T2Bo chromosome 3, whole genome shotgun sequence genomic stretch:
- a CDS encoding putative cytochrome c oxidase copper chaperone (COX17) produces MGSSQSHIIDSGASGQASSSTLTTGKKICCVCKETKLARDECVAKHGEEQCKELIDLHNQCLRKEGFTVN; encoded by the coding sequence atgGGTTCATCTCAATCTCATATTATAGATTCCGGTGCATCCGGTCAAGCTTCGTCTTCTACGTTAACAACTGGCAAGAAAATTTGTTGTGTCTGCAAAGAAACAAAATTAGCGAGGGACGAATGTGTAGCAAAACATGGAGAAGAACAATGTAAAGAACTAATTGATTTACACAATCAGTGCCTACGAAAAGAAGGGTTCACGGTGaattaa